The genomic DNA CCACGTATTTCTCCCGATCGCGTGGTGAGCAGTGGGTCAAGGGTGCGACGTCGGGGCACACCCAGCATGTGCACTCGGTGCGCCTGGACTGCGACGGCGACACCGTGCTGCTGGTGGTCGACCAGACCGGCGGTGCGTGCCACACCGGCGATCACACCTGCTTCGACGCCGACGTGCTGCTGCCCTCGGAATAGCGCAACCGACCGGTGGCAGCGGCCCGGGCGCGGTAGTGTCCGCTCCGTGGGAAGTTCACGGTTGTTCACCATGGTTGCCGTCGTCGCGCTCGCCCTGGCGGGGTGTGCGCCTCCCGAGAAAGAGAGCAGCAGCACCCAGTCCGAGGGCGGTGTTGATGCCAGGACCGCCACCTCCGCCGAGGACTTCGGCGGCATGGATGCCCT from Mycolicibacterium tokaiense includes the following:
- the hisI gene encoding phosphoribosyl-AMP cyclohydrolase; its protein translation is MSLDPAIAARLKRNADGLFTAVAQERGSGDVLMVAWMDDDALARTLATREATYFSRSRGEQWVKGATSGHTQHVHSVRLDCDGDTVLLVVDQTGGACHTGDHTCFDADVLLPSE